One window of the Cryptomeria japonica chromosome 7, Sugi_1.0, whole genome shotgun sequence genome contains the following:
- the LOC131045036 gene encoding ubiquitin receptor RAD23d isoform X2 produces the protein MKVTVKTLKGNHFDIEVQPTDAVVDVKRQIEQLQGSYPTDQQLLIYQGKVLKDDTTLEENKVTENTFLVVMLSKTKSSTPGGSSAQPAPTTVPAAPAPAPAPAPAPAPSPAPAPAPAPALAPAAATQLPASTDADAYGQAASNLVAGTNLEQIIQQILDMGGGSWDRDTVVRALRAAFNNPERAVEYLYSGIPEVAEVPPPVARLPGSNLPAGGGANAPVPAPAATPAQPAPPSGGPNAAPLDLFPQGLPNFGGAGAGAGAGAGAGAGALDFLRNNPQFQALRTMVQANPQILQPMLQELNKQNPQLMRLIQEHQADFLRLVNEPVEGAEGDFLNQLAGAMPQAINVTPEEREAIERLEAMGFDRALVIEAFLACDKNEQLAANYLLEHAGDYED, from the exons GATCAGCAGTTACTGATATATCAAGGCAAGGTGCTGAAGGATGACACCACCTTGGAGGAAAACAAAGTCACAGAGAATACTTTCCTTGTTGTTATGTTGTCTAAG ACTAAATCCTCGACACCTGGAGGGTCATCTGCACAG CCGGCCCCAACAACTGTTCCTGcagcaccagcaccagcaccagcaccagcaccagcaccagcGCCATCACCAGCGCCAGCTCCAGCTCCAGCTCCAGCACTGGCACCAGCAGCTGCAACTCAGCTTCCAGCATC GACAGATGCTGATGCCTATGGGCAAGCCGCTTCCAATCTAGTTGCAGGAACTAACCTAGAACAAATTATCCAACAAATCCTTGATATGGGAGGGGGTAGCTGGGATAGAGATACAGTTGTCCGTGCTTTAAGGGCAGCTTTTAACAACCCAGAACGTGCTGTAGAATATTTGTACTCA GGCATTCCAGAGGTGGCAGAAGTGCCTCCTCCTGTAGCTCGCCTTCCAGGTTCAAATTTACCAGCAGGTGGAGGTGCAAACGCTCCTGTTCCAGCACCTGCAGCTACCCCAGCTCAGCCAGCACCTCCCTCTGGAGGCCCCAATGCAGCTCCATTAGATCTTTTCCCAcag GGTCTTCCAAATTTTGGTGGTGCTGGGGCTGGGGCCGGAGCCGGAGCCGGAGCTGGAGCTGGGGCTCTGGACTTCTTACGTAACAATCCACAG TTCCAGGCTCTCCGCACTATGGTCCAGGCAAATCCTCAAATATTGCAG CCAATGCTTCAGGAGCTGAACAAGCAGAACCCTCAACTGATGAGGCTTATTCAAGAGCACCAAGCTGATTTTCTTCGCTTGGTTAATGAACCTGTTGAAGGTGCAGAAGG GGATTTTCTAAACCAGCTTGCTGGAGCAATGCCTCAGGCTATCAATGTTACCCCTGAGGAACGTGAAGCAATTGAACGT CTTGAGGCCATGGGTTTTGATCGTGCCCTTGTTATAGAGGCTTTCTTAGCCTGTGATAAGAATGAGCAACTTGCAGCAAATTATCTTTTGGAGCACGCTGGTGACTATGAGGATTAA
- the LOC131045036 gene encoding ubiquitin receptor RAD23d isoform X1 — translation MKVTVKTLKGNHFDIEVQPTDAVVDVKRQIEQLQGSYPTDQQLLIYQGKVLKDDTTLEENKVTENTFLVVMLSKTKSSTPGGSSAQPAPTTVPAAPAPAPAPAPAPAPSPAPAPAPAPALAPAAATQLPASAPTTTALSAATGAAQTDADAYGQAASNLVAGTNLEQIIQQILDMGGGSWDRDTVVRALRAAFNNPERAVEYLYSGIPEVAEVPPPVARLPGSNLPAGGGANAPVPAPAATPAQPAPPSGGPNAAPLDLFPQGLPNFGGAGAGAGAGAGAGAGALDFLRNNPQFQALRTMVQANPQILQPMLQELNKQNPQLMRLIQEHQADFLRLVNEPVEGAEGDFLNQLAGAMPQAINVTPEEREAIERLEAMGFDRALVIEAFLACDKNEQLAANYLLEHAGDYED, via the exons GATCAGCAGTTACTGATATATCAAGGCAAGGTGCTGAAGGATGACACCACCTTGGAGGAAAACAAAGTCACAGAGAATACTTTCCTTGTTGTTATGTTGTCTAAG ACTAAATCCTCGACACCTGGAGGGTCATCTGCACAG CCGGCCCCAACAACTGTTCCTGcagcaccagcaccagcaccagcaccagcaccagcaccagcGCCATCACCAGCGCCAGCTCCAGCTCCAGCTCCAGCACTGGCACCAGCAGCTGCAACTCAGCTTCCAGCATC GGCTCCTACAACCACTGCACTGAGTGCTGCCACTGGAGCAGCACA GACAGATGCTGATGCCTATGGGCAAGCCGCTTCCAATCTAGTTGCAGGAACTAACCTAGAACAAATTATCCAACAAATCCTTGATATGGGAGGGGGTAGCTGGGATAGAGATACAGTTGTCCGTGCTTTAAGGGCAGCTTTTAACAACCCAGAACGTGCTGTAGAATATTTGTACTCA GGCATTCCAGAGGTGGCAGAAGTGCCTCCTCCTGTAGCTCGCCTTCCAGGTTCAAATTTACCAGCAGGTGGAGGTGCAAACGCTCCTGTTCCAGCACCTGCAGCTACCCCAGCTCAGCCAGCACCTCCCTCTGGAGGCCCCAATGCAGCTCCATTAGATCTTTTCCCAcag GGTCTTCCAAATTTTGGTGGTGCTGGGGCTGGGGCCGGAGCCGGAGCCGGAGCTGGAGCTGGGGCTCTGGACTTCTTACGTAACAATCCACAG TTCCAGGCTCTCCGCACTATGGTCCAGGCAAATCCTCAAATATTGCAG CCAATGCTTCAGGAGCTGAACAAGCAGAACCCTCAACTGATGAGGCTTATTCAAGAGCACCAAGCTGATTTTCTTCGCTTGGTTAATGAACCTGTTGAAGGTGCAGAAGG GGATTTTCTAAACCAGCTTGCTGGAGCAATGCCTCAGGCTATCAATGTTACCCCTGAGGAACGTGAAGCAATTGAACGT CTTGAGGCCATGGGTTTTGATCGTGCCCTTGTTATAGAGGCTTTCTTAGCCTGTGATAAGAATGAGCAACTTGCAGCAAATTATCTTTTGGAGCACGCTGGTGACTATGAGGATTAA